In one Culex quinquefasciatus strain JHB chromosome 2, VPISU_Cqui_1.0_pri_paternal, whole genome shotgun sequence genomic region, the following are encoded:
- the LOC6037635 gene encoding peptide methionine sulfoxide reductase, which produces MAAPLHHVDVPFEKATFGMGCYWGTDSLFGATLGVLRTRVGYSGGTTGAPKGKDIGDNVEVIEIHYDPTKITYSQLLEMFWENHEYRASARLKREYMTMIQYHSEDQRKLAEASKAAQQAKEHEEVVATEIVPASPLYPAADHNQKYRLQGHVDLAKGLGLTSELLQSSHVAARLNGYLVGAGGLEQFEAEADQLGLSDAQKQYVRNYLIENDGAGIAC; this is translated from the exons ATG GCTGCTCCCCTTCATCACGTTGATGTTCCGTTCGAGAAGGCCACCTTCGGCATGGGATGCTACTGGGGCACGGATTCGTTGTTTGGGGCCACGCTTGGGGTTTTGAGGACAAGGGTTGGCTACTCCGGTGGAACGACCGGTGCTCCGAAGGGGAAGGATAT TGGTGACAACGTTGAGGTGATTGAAATTCACTACGATCCGACCAAGATTACGTACTCGCAGCTgctggaaatgttctgggagaaccACGAGTATCGGGCGTCGGCCAGGCTTAAGCGCGAGTACATGACTATGATCCAGTATCACAGTGAGGATCAACGGAAGTTGGCTGAAGCCAGTAAAGCCGCTCAACAAGCCAAGGAGCATGAAGAAGTGGTCGCAACCGAGATCGTCCCAGCTAGTCCGCTTTACCCAGCGGCAGA CCACAACCAAAAGTATCGGCTGCAGGGTCACGTCGATCTGGCCAAGGGTCTCGGGCTGACCTCGGAGCTGCTGCAAAGCTCGCACGTCGCGGCCCGTTTGAACGGTTATCTGGTCGGGGCGGGAGGGCTGGAGCAGTTCGAAGCCGAAGCCGACCAGCTGGGCCTGTCGGACGCGCAAAAGCAGTACGTCCGGAATTATCTAATCGAGAACGACGGTGCGGGTATTGCCTGTTGA